The Coffea eugenioides isolate CCC68of unplaced genomic scaffold, Ceug_1.0 ScVebR1_1674;HRSCAF=2566, whole genome shotgun sequence genomic sequence CAAGCGGAATGCATCCCAACTCAGCCATATCCCTGGAAAGAGAAAGAACCACCAAATATTGCTTCATCTTAACAATACGACCCAGCAGTCTATTGAAATGAACAACACTAGGCACAGGTTTCATCCGTACCATCTGCTTGTAAAAGCCTAGAGCTTCATCGAGATTGCTGATACCGTCAATATCACTCCTCAATCTCCGAGACCCATAATGAACAATGTTGTTAGGCTTAGCCTGATGATGATTACTACTTTCAATACCAATAGTGAGGGCTGCAGAGTGAAAAGCTGATTGGATGGGGGTTGAATTTATtggagaaagaaatgaaagagtagTAAAAGCGGCAGTAGTAGCAGTACCTTTCGCCCCTGCTTTGTGACAAAGATAAGCAACAGAGAAGGCCCTTTTTCTCATCTTCTTGATGGTTTTGCCTTCGGAGTTCAGCTACAAAATCAGAAAGTCGCTGCTGAGGAGACAGAGTGAGGAGCGAAAGACGATGGTCCTCTTTTGTCTTTTGCTGAAGCTTGTCTTCTCCTCTCCTCTCAGGTTTTGTGATTAATTCATTCTTTTCTGGTttcattttgtatttttggTCTCTTTTTAGCATTTTTGGTTTATTACTCTGAGtttgataatatttttggtttttttatgaaaataaactcaataatttaataaaactaTATAGAGACACATGAACATAAAATTATGAGAGAGTGACAATAGCATTTCCCTTTTGCTCATTCCATTTTAGAccaaaatcaaacaaaacccCTCCCACATCAAAAGGTTATCCTCTTATGTTATTTTTAATTCTACATTAATTACAAAATTCTTACGACATAAGCACTTTTCTTGAAGTAAATCATATGGAAGGCATGTACCCATACTATGCTCATTAGTGAAGCTTCAAGCATTCATCCTTCTGAGTTCAACTCCGATCTTTGCATTAGCAATACTTCCTCCCTTGGTGCCTGTAATTAAGAGACAAGTTTGAGCAACCATAAGCAGAATACAAAACTGGAAAAGGTATTCATAGAACCAAAGCAGaataaaagaaggaaaagaatccTTATAACTAGTACTACTAACAATAGAAGCTTTGGCTTGGGCCTGTGATTAATAAACAGATTTTATTTGTCCTCTACTTGGAATAAATATCTCAGCTCAGTCATCCTACATAAATAAATGAATCGCTATGATGAGTGCAATCCAGAACTTTAAGCAGCTGGATACCTAAAAGACCTCTTAAACAAGACACAGAGAATGTCAAAgagcaaaataaaatattatttctCTGCATGCTACTATCAAATTTGCTCATCAGCATCAAACTTAAGCAGTCACTAAAAGCAACAGTAGGCAAAGAGCAGATATTGGGTCAATACAGACAATGGTACTACAGCACGTTCTAACACTGCGGTAAACCTTGCATTTAGATCATCGTCAATATCTGATCAGTGAATGTTTCGTTGTCAAAATTGCCCAACAGCCAGTTCCAGTATGTTTGCTTCCATAATATCTCTATGTTCTGAAAACAACAACGAGTATTCGAAAGTAAAAGGACAACTGTCAACGAAAGGACACATGTCAAGTCATTAGCACAACATAGCAATTTTATGAAGCTTAGATAAGTTAAAATACGAGTACGCTTATGCTAAATACAAGTCCAGCTTAAGTGTCCTTAATTTGATtactttccaattttttttgtgcggttggtttttttttttttttttggtttttttttttttttttgtttggttggCCAAGTGAACAATGTCTGTATATGAAGATAAATTAAGCTGCAATTCAACAACCCCACATGCCAATTACATGGACAAGCTATCATGTATCAAGTAAGCATCTATAAAGTGATTCAAATGGCCAAAGTAAACCTTCGAGAAAGTTGAAAATTAGgaataaaattttgagaaactgAGGAGAGAGGAATGATCACAGAGTACAAACCATGAAATGCATTGAAAACGGGCAGGTAGCCACTCTTTTCATCTGATAGTGATGAGAAAGCTTCAACACATCGTCGCTTATCATATTAAACCTGCAAGTATTTAATCTTCAAATCTCAAGAATATGCTCAAAGATTGCTCCTCCAAGGACTGTTGATAAACTTTTTGAGACCAAAAGGACAGATACTGACAACAATATCAACTGCGAATCTACATCATGTACCTTTGGATGACTAAATGCTAGGAGCCAAAAAAAGCAGCAGAATATCCAAAGGTCCCAAATGAAGCCAATTAAGAATAAGATCCCCCTTCTCCATTATTTAGACTTCCATTACCCATTTTTTGAGCAAACTTCTCAATTATCTTAAAAATAGAGGGATCATTTCCACTATCTCTGTATGAATCTAGTAAAAGTGAAAAAGTAGACAAATGCAGCGAGAATCCTCTCCTATCCAtttcatcaaaataaaccaCTGCATCATTAAATTCGCCAGCCTTAAGAAGTCCTTGAACAATAATATTAAATGTAATTAGATTTGGAGTGCAgccattttcttccattttcttaATAAACTCTTTGGCTTCCTCTAGGAAACCTTCTGAAAAGAGGCCATTTATCATCGTGTTATAGTTGAAACATTAGGATCCAATCCTTTAGAAGAGAGACTATAGAAAAGATGCCGGGCGCTGTCAAGCTTCCCACATTTGCATAATCCATCAAGGACGATGTTGTACATTGTTATATGACAATCTACTCCATCAACTTCCATCTTGTGCAAAAATTGAAGTGCTTCCTCAACATGTGAATTCTTGCATAAACCATTCAACAAAACACAGTAAGTGTGAAAATTAGGTTTTAAGCCAGCAGCTCGCATCTCATCGAAAGCTTCGATTGCTGTAAGATACCACCCGACACTAAATAAACCCTGCAGGAAAGTGGTATAGGTAACAACATTCGGTGTTAACCCTTTATGTCGGATCTCTTGGAAGAGACTCATGGCTGCTtccactttcattttcttcatataACCATTGATCAATATACTATGGCTTTGAACATCAGGATTAAGGCCGCTAGcagccattttatcaaaaactaTCTTTGCTTCATCCATTCGGCCTTGTAAACAGTACCCATCCATCAATGCGCTATATGTAGCATTATCAGGCTTCTGATTTTGCTCAATCATGATTTTCAGTACCTCCTCTGCACCTTCTAACTGTCCTTCCTTACATAGTGCATCAATAAGAATATTAAAAGTAATAACATTTGGAACAATATTATAAGCCTTCATCTCAGTCAAGAGCTTTTCAACGTCCTTCCATTTACTTAAATTGCACAGACCCCGGACCAAACAACTGTAAGTGATGACATCAGGGGCAATTCCTTTCTCAATCATCTCGCGTAACAGGGAGAGAGCTTGATCCATCATTTTATCCTTGCACAACCCGTCGATAATAGTGCTGTAAGCAGCTGTATCAGGCCTGCACCTTCCTCctttttccatgaatctaaggaCTTGAATGGCCATGCTAGTGTTTCCAGCCTTAGAAAGCCCATCTATCACAGTCCCATACGTAATTTTATCGGGTACGCATAGCTTTTCatatattattttcttgaaaaatcctTGTGCCTCATGAATTTTGTGTTCCCGAAAGAGTCCTTTGAGCAGAGTGGTAAAGGTGGCCGTATTGGGCAAAATACCTCGCTTGAAGAAGCCACCAAATATAGAAAACCCAAAATCCACTCTACCCAAGAAGCAGTAACAATTAATCACAATACTTAGCGTGTAATCATCAAGCGGAATGCATCCCAACTCAGCCATATCCCTGGAAAGAGAAAGAACCACCAAATATTGCTTCATCTTAACAATACGACCCAGCAGTCTATTGAAATGAACAACACTAGGCAGAGGTTTCATCCGTACCATCTGCTTGTAAAAGCCTAGAGCTTCATCGAGATTGCTGATACCGTCAATATCACTCCTCAATCTCCGAGACCCATAATGAACAATGTTGTTAGGCTTAGCCTGATGATGATTACTACTTTCAATACCAATAGTGAGGGCTGCAGAGTGAAAAGCTGATTGGATGGGGGTTGAATTTATtggagaaagaaatgaaagagtagTAAAAGCGGCAGTAGTAGCAGTACCTTTCGCCCCTGCTTTGTGACAAAGATAAGCAACAGAGAAGGCCCTTTTTCTCATCTTCTTGATGGTTTTGCCTTCGGAGTTCAGCTACAAAATCAGAAAGTCGCTGCTGAGGAGACAGAGTGAGGAGCGAAAGACGATGGTCCTCTTTTGTCTTTTGCTGAAGCTTGTCTTCTCCTCTCCTCTCAGGTTTTGTGATTAATTCATTCTTTTCTGGTttcattttgtatttttggTCTCTTTTTAGCATTTTTGGTTTATTACTCTGAGtttgataatatttttggtttttttatgaaaataaactcaataatttaataaaactaTATAGAGACACATGAACATAAAATTATGAGAGAGTGACAATAGCATTTCCCTTTTGCTCATTCCATTTTAGAccaaaatcaaacaaaacccCTCCCACATCAAAAGGTTATCCTCTTATGTTATTTTTAATTCTACATTAATTACAAAATTCTTACGACATAAGCACTTTTCTTGAAGTAAATCATATGGAAGGCATGTACCCATACTATGCTCATTAGTGAAGCTTCAAGCATTCATCCTTCTGAGTTCAACTCCGATCTTTGCATTAGCAATACTTCCTCCCTTGGTGCCTGTAATTAAGAGACAAGTTTGAGCAACCATAAGCAGAATACAAAACTGGAAAAGGTATTCATAGAACCAAAGCAGaataaaagaaggaaaagaatccTTATAACTAGTACTACTAACAATAGAAGCTTTGGCTTGGGCCTGTGATTAATAAACAGATTTTATTTGTCCTCTACTTGGAATAAATATCTCAGCTCAGTCATCCTACATAAATAAATGAATCGCTATGATGAGTGCAATCCAGAACTTTAAGCAGCTGGATACCTAAAAGACCTCTTAAACAAGACACAGAGAATGTCAAAgagcaaaataaaatattattctctGCATGCTACTATCAAATTTGCTCATCAGCATCAAACTTAAGCAGTCACTAAAAGCAACAGTAGGCAAAGAGCAGATATTGGGTCAATACAGACAATGGTACTACAGCACGTTCTAACACTGCGGTAAACCTTGCATTTAGATCATCGTCAATATCTGATCAGTGAATGTTTCGTTGTCAAAATTGCCCAACAGCCAGTCCAGTATGTTTGCTTCCATAATATCTCTATGTTCTGAAAACAACAACGAGTATTCGAAAGTAAAAGGACAACTGTCAACGAAAGGACACATGTCAAGTCATTAGCACAACATAGCAATTTTATGAAGCTTAGATAAGTTAAAATACGAGTACGCTTATGCTAAATACAAGTCCAGCTTAAGTGTCACTTAATTTGATTACTTTCCAACTGCCAAGTGAACAATGTCTGTATATGAAGATAAATTAAGCTGCAATTCAACAACCCCACATGCCAATTACATGGACAAGCTATCATGTATCAAGTAAGCATCTATAAAGTGATTCAAATGGCCAAAGTAAACCTTCGAGAAAGTTGAAAATTAGgaataaaattttgagaaactgAGGAGAGAGGAATGATCACAGAGTACAAACCATGAAATGCATTGAAAACGGGCAGGTAGCCACTCTTTTCATCTGATAGTGATGAGAAAGCTTCAACACATCGTCGCTTATCATATTAAACCTGCAAGTATTTAATCTTCAAATCTCTAGAATATGCTCAAAGATTGCTCCTCCAAGGACTGTTGATAAACTTTTTGAGACCAAAAGGACAGATACTGACAACAATATCAACTGCGAATCTACATCATGTACCTTTGGATGACTAAATGCTAGGAGCCAAAAAAAGCAGCAGAATATCCAAAGGTCCCAAATGAAGCCAATTAAGAATAAGATCCCCCTTCTCCATTATTTAGACTTCCATTACCCATTTTTTGAGCAAACTTCTCAATTATCTTAAAAATAGAGGGATCATTTCCACTATCTCTGTATGAATCTAGTAAAAGTGAAAAAGTAGACAAATGCAGCGAGAATCCTCTCCTATCCAtttcatcaaaataaaccaCTGCATCATTAAATTCGCCAGCCTTAAGAAGTCCTTGAACAATAATATTAAATGTAATTAGATTTGGAGTGCAgccattttcttccattttcttaATAAACTCTTTGGCTTCCTCTAGGAAACCTTCTGAAAAGAGGCCATTTATCATCGTGTTATAGTTGAAACATTAGGATCCAATCCTTTAGAAGAGAGACTATAGAAAAGATGCCGGGCGCTGTCAAGCTTCCCACATTTGCATAATCCATCAAGGACGATGTTGTACATTGTTATATGACAATCTACTCCATCAACTTCCATCTTGTGCAAAAATTGAAGTGCTTCCTCAACATGTGAATTCTTGCATAAACCATTCAACAAAACACAGTAAGTGTGAAAATTAGGTTTTAAGCCAGCAGCTCGCATCTCATCGAAAGCTTCGATTGCTGTAAGATACCACCCGACACTAAATAAACCCTGCAGGAAAGTGGTATAGGTAACAACATTCGGTGTTAACCCTTTATGTC encodes the following:
- the LOC113755732 gene encoding putative pentatricopeptide repeat-containing protein At1g12700, mitochondrial, which produces MAELGCIPLDDYTLSIVINCYCFLGRVDFGFSIFGGFFKRGILPNTATFTTLLKGLFREHKIHEAQGFFKKIIYEKLCVPDKITYGTVIDGLSKAGNTSMAIQVLRFMEKGGRCRPDTAAYSTIIDGLCKDKMMDQALSLLREMIEKGIAPDVITYSCLVRGLCNLSKWKDVEKLLTEMKAYNIVPNVITFNILIDALCKEGQLEGAEEVLKIMIEQNQKPDNATYSALMDGYCLQGRMDEAKIVFDKMAASGLNPDVQSHSILINGYMKKMKVEAAMSLFQEIRHKGLTPNVVTYTTFLQGLFSVGWYLTAIEAFDEMRAAGLKPNFHTYCVLLNGLCKNSHVEEALQFLHKMEVDGVDCHITMYNIVLDGLCKCGKLDSARHLFYSLSSKGLDPNVSTITR